From the genome of Megalopta genalis isolate 19385.01 chromosome 13, iyMegGena1_principal, whole genome shotgun sequence:
TGgtcgacattagatttcattattTCCTTATCACATTTAAaacattataatgtaatatttcatACATAACAGATAAATCGTGAATTGTTCACCACATAATCAGCAAGTTTAAATAAACAGCAGTGGCAAATATCAGAAAAATGTATTATTCTTCacggaaaaagaaaaataattgatattacGAGTGTATGAAAAcggtaatatacatatacaagaATCTATAAACCGTAGATCATGCTAGAATGTCACCTTCTGAATTATAACAGTGAGTCAAACTTCTGATCAATCGGGATTTTCACTGTGTACGAGATATTAGGAACACCATTAAGATTATGTTATCGAAGTAATTAAATTGTATAATCTGTTACGAAAGGAATTTCATCAAGTATAGCGTTTCGTCGAACGGTACGCTTAGCACCGTTCCCGTCCTTTTGTTAATAATGCTTTATTTTGCTGCTCCGTGAACAAAAATAGCGACAATAACGAAGCACTTCCAGTGATCACAATGGAAATGTTTCGAagtgtaataatattttataggaGACTCGAGGACTTCTTTTGTTGCATTACATACAtacattttcgaaattgttcgGTACTTACTTTTCAGCTCCCGACCTTCGTTGGTGCACGGGCCCTCGTCCAGCATGCATTTGATGTAATTGGTGAGGATACGGCCGTTCTGGATAATCCTCTCGAAGTCGATGTCATCGTACTTGTCGGGATATGTGTCAGCGTTTACAACACCGATTACAAGCAAAGCAAGCAGCAGAAGTGAAACTTTCATGTCGCGGGGTCTTATGAACGCGATTCTTACACCGGAAAGCTACGAACTGGTCTCTATTGGGAAACGCAGAATGCTCCTCGTAGCTAGTTTCGAATTACTGTTTCGATTGTCTCGTACGATCTATGTATTACAAGGAAGTCGGCTTTACAAGAACTTGCCTCTGCTCGTGAAATTCGCTGTGTTCGCAACTTGCTTCTTCGAACAAGCTACCGAATTATATAGCCTGAACCACGAAGGACATTGGGGGGAGTGGATGAACGCTTTGCGTGCCCCTCCGTGAACGGTGAACACATCATTGAGATGGggaaaattgtcatttaaattaGTCAGTTCTTAcggataaatataataaatataataataatatatataatatatattattaataataataatataattaatataataaatataataatatatattatatatatatttattatattaattatattattattatatatataataatataataaacaaatataatataatatatataaaaatataatataaatatcgtaTGTTAACATATGCATTACCAATTTCTTCAAAATTGCTGGCAAAATTCCTTTCCAATTCCTTCCACCGTTTTCATACTCacatattattttcaataaccTTACCTAAACATAATAGAAGCTGGTAGAATACTGATATTCGTAAAGTAATAATCGTTTCGGACGGAGTTCAAGATAAATTGACGTCAATTGTTATTTCCGTAATTTACACGCTTTAAATTCTTGATTGATAATGTCTCGTGGAGCTACAATTGTGTGTACActcaataaaatattaaaatattactatttattatgaaatatataatatattaataatattattattaatattattaatatatttattattattattatactgtttAAAAAGGAATAACTTCGTAAAAATTAGACCAAATAGCTTGGATATTTTTTCGAGATAAAAGAGGGACTAGTTTGCTACAGAATACTAATACATAAActaatttttatgaaatttgcAATTGGTTAGAATGATGAAAGGAAGGAAAACCATTAATCAACTAACCCTTTTATTtacgtttcgaacaaaaatttaatcgaaatcagttaacgttGCTGTGAGCGGTGTTCAAATTTCTTACAGTTACGAATCGAAACTGCGAAAATCGTGAATAACTGTTATCTTTCGCAATTTTTGATTGTTTGTAGCTTATTAACGAGATCCACCGATTTCGATTAAGTTTTCAGCATGTATATATGTTACCGAGATTTACAAAATGCACGTAAATTTACGTGCATTTAAATTGCATTAATAAATTTAcgaaatacataatatattgttCATCGATTGTTGATATACCCGACTAACGTTGACATACACGTTGAAGTATTTGTAACACCTTGTAGAATTTTGTATACTTCTCGTGGTTGCACAACACAATGAACCTTGGATTAATAAGTATCAATCGTATTGCTCTTTTGCTTGTTCTTAAAATTCAGCTGACACGAAAAATTTTGCTCATGGTCAGAAATGATTTTCACTTATAAATCGAAGGCTGTTTTAccaattcttaaaaaaaaaatgttggtTTAATCATCGATAGAATTAATTGGCAACAAATTATAACAAATTTCATGCGAATACAAGTTTGATTtaataatcgaatgaaatatatcATGCATTTGAAATATTATGTAACTTTAACACaatgataaataattattttattgaaattcgTTTGCATCTCATTGATCATTAATAATACACGTGAATTCATTACGAGTGTTATATTTAGTACACGTTGTTTTATGGTATGGATATCAGAATGCTGAATCAATGTATTTCAATAACGATCACCGAGTGTTTCTTCACAACTTCGCATACTTCGATAGGTACGTTTTTCCGGTACgtttaattatgtatatcgcatgaacaATAAATTCCCAAAATTTATAGGTAatggaattattattaattacttacAAGTAACACAATTTTGTCTTTAATTTATTCAAGTAAGAAAATGAGTTCCCTctattagaatataaaataaactaTGTTTTACTATAGTTAAATGTTTCTAACTATACGACATACAAATTCGGGAATGAGtatgcaattttatttatttatatagtgTTTACAAGTGAGCAGTCCTGAAATTGTTTACGAAAACAATGCACGTCATGAAACAATCTACGGTTGACATACTTCACTGAATTTTCTATTACCTAATGCTCTACCATTCACAGAATATTTTACTTCTAACAGTTTATTTTGCGTTTGGTTGGttataatattctatttgtCATTGTTGATTAACAGTTTGTTATTTACAATATAGATGACGCTATATTGTAAAgattaataattattgtacGTAATAGTGGTAATAAATAAGCTATACTTATATGACGAATTTGTCAactgtattattattagtatattatatttatttatatatttattatacataaataaatatatatatatttaattaatttatattttcataacttttttcaacttatatttatttattatacgtatattattagtatacatATTACCAGTGTGCAACTACAGAAACACATATCCCACTAATGGTGAATATTTTTAGAATTTTGCATCATCAAAGTAGCACTTCTTCTGAAAGAGTATAAACATAGTACATACATTACACATCGaaataatttacattttaaacagATTATTCTTGACATTATCCAAGAtgcgatatatacatatatcgctGAAATAAAACTATATTACGATATTACTCAATTCTTCTAATTATACATGTGACGCGTTCATTTCGACATTACAATCATGAAGCCGATTAGAATGCAAGGTGTATTATGGTTTCAAACAACATCATTATTCCTTCATATTGCGAAAAACCGACCATAGGATCGAAACTTTCTACCTTGTCCCTTGACCTTCTCGTAGTTTGCAGGCGACAGTACACCCTATTAACGGTATAAACccctttatttaatattttcgaccTGAAACGTTGTTGGTCTTCTATTTTAGTAGACAAAATTTCATCATCGCTAGACGCATAATCTTTCGAAACgaaataatatcaataaaaagAATGTTATTTTTGTATACTATATACATGTTAAGTAAAAATACGATAAAGAATTTTTTGGTTAAAGTTACTGTTAACACCCAATACTGTATTAAATAATCGCAAGCATTAGACGCTGCTGCGTGTTCTCAAACATTCCGATCGGATTTAACAACAATTAGTCATGCTGATTGTAATTCTGCTCACATTAACATTTGTGAAGCAGGtggaataaatagaatattatCTATAGGATGTGAATAAAATTCTGCCCCTTTATGAAAAGCGCTACCTTTTTTCCAGCAAATTTTCAGtgacttttattttgttttttgaATTATAAAAACCAGTAAAGAGCGGGTTGCTGTACCTACTGACGATGATGGTCAATAAGTGAATAGAGTGTGTAATAAATAAGAAACTATAATATTGTTTACAACCAGAAGTAAACCTTGAACATTTTGCTTAAtagatttatacatatattatagattattattatatatatatattgatataagattattatacatatattatagatTGTATACATGTTACATATTGTACTTGGATTAAGATGATAATTTCGGGTACCATCGTATTTACGACATTATTATAATCTTTATATGTGTGTTCTGGTATTtgacaaataatattaaatagtgCTGAGATGAATGAGTTACATAGCAGTAATGCGATTCGGCACTGTCGAGTAGTATCGCACGATCATCTGCCATTCCTTCGGATAATTTTGTTGCATCAGCGTCATTAATGTTCTCGCATGCTCCCTTTGCCGAGGTGTACAACGACGACAATTGTTATTCAATGCTTCCGGTAACAAGCCTACAAATAGATTATACAGATTTTGGATACTTAAATGTTTACTGTAAATCAGCAAAATCGGCCAAAAATATCAGATCGAATCT
Proteins encoded in this window:
- the LOC117228436 gene encoding allergen Tha p 1 — translated: MKLQLSIFVTLLVLSSFAEAQKSVSQLLTDRRYVTQQISCILDQAPCDVIGKRIKSLLPEALNNNCRRCTPRQREHARTLMTLMQQNYPKEWQMIVRYYSTVPNRITAM